The DNA region ctgaaatttctgatattgacacttgtatttctgatctacacaaacatttacaaactttatataattattatgctaacattgttgatgcttcttctgctgcagatgcaaatattccttcaagttcagtttcaacatctgggaccggtgctttggatgataatgatggtgttgaagattatttgatttggtctacactaggagagcatcaacaaatgagtagcaggaatattgatgaactccaattctacttgcaaaagtcagcatagccccgcacaaaggaatttctaccgctaggttggtggaggagcaactcaaatcaatttcctgttctttcggccatggctcgcgtgctaaatgtgccgatttcaacagtcgcatcagagagcgcatttagccaagcaaagCAGCAACTAAgagatacccgtcattcattggccagcaacgctttggaaattctagtgtgcttcagagattggataagatcagaacggcgaaatcaagggcgtgacgaggtagatgaagcggaggaccaataaattggagatataatggtttatagTTCCGATACAACCAATGCCGGAAACCAAGAACCTCgtgttgacatggatgaacttacaaaaatgatacaAAGCATGTGgtgtactattttttttaaataattattgtaaacttttaatttgcaagttcaaaaataaaaaaaattaaaaaagaacttgcaaattaatttgaagtattatatattattcaataaaatatcaaatgaaagccttcggagcttgatccttacatattgcctattggtcttattaaataattttttgtagccacttactttcaaatttcaattttaaaattcaaatttaaaatttaaaactttaaattttaaagtttaattctaagccttaaaagtttgcaaacacttaagtatcaataacattaaataagaaaaataaaatttactttaaaaaaatatagttcGTCCCGGTCTGAACCCGTTAAGCCCGAATTCGGACGGACCAAAAAACCCTGAAAATGTACAACCCGCTAACAGCCCGCTAATTTATCCCGCTAACCAGCCCGGAACGTTAAAAGGACAGGCTGAATTTTTTTATGTATAGCTCGTCCCAGCCCGCACGTTAAACAACCGTACTTAATAGTGAGTGCATAGACTAGTGGACAACCAAAAAAATGTTTTGTTTCACTTTACATGTTTATACGTACATCTTATCATTTTCGTCCTCTTCCATTCCATTTGCAAATTCCTAGCCATGGAAATTTTCTCACTTCAAACACTTATCTTCACTATCTTAGTGTCTCTCTTTTTCTACTATTTCTTATTTCTCCTTAAAAAtctcaaaaatcccaaaaaaccAGGCTTCAAAATCTACCCACTCGTCGGAGCTTTACCGGAGTTCCTCTTAAACCGTCACCGTTTTCTGGAATGGACCACCGAAGTACTCTCCAATTGCGCCACCAACACCGCCGTCTTCTACCGTCCCGGTAATGTTCACGGCGTCATCACTGCCAATCCACTAAACGTCGAGCATATGCTCAAAacgaattttgagaattttcctAAAGGCATCCGTTTCTATACTCGGCTTGAAGATTTTCTGGGTGATGGAATATTTAATGTTGATGGTGAAATTTGGAGAATTCAAAGGAAATCTGCAAGTTATGAATTTAGCACCAGATCTCTTCGGAATTTCGTCATGGAAACTGCACAGGCAATGTTTAATTAAGTGTAACCATTTTATTCTAAAGTTTAAAGGATTTGAGTATATACTAATCGTATAAAGATTTCATTACACTGTCAATGTTGTTTAACATATAATAGTAGTAGTTATCATTTTTATCAGGTTACTCTTAATACTTATCAGAAAACATTTACCTGTAATTAAGTGACATGATTGGGTAACATATTTTTTATACCATGAAATTACATAACAAAAACTCAAAGTTTGATAGTATTAGAGATAAAGATACTTTTATTTAGGAGGAAAAAAATACTGCTATATGAATAATTATCTTATTTTACCGTCCGTTATTGCTATAAGCCGTTCATAcacttattataaattatttcaaatttgCCCTTGAACCTAACTGAACTCAAATTTAAAGTACAATAAAAGGCAATTTTAAGTAATGGTCAGAAGTATAGGCAATTTTAAATTAGAATATTTGATATAGTAAAGGAGTAAAACACTACTCGTACTTGATTATAGGTGTTACGATAATATATTGAATTTGTCACTTTATTTATGTTAATACTGAGtttatttgtttaattatgttgtAATTACAGGTGGAAATACATACACGTTTGATTCCAATTCTTGAAGAAGCAGCCAAAAAGGATAGAATTATTGACATTCAAGACATCTTAGAAAGATTTGCATTTGATAATATCATCAAGCTTGCATTCAATGTTGATCCAAACTGTTTAGGTGGAGCTGAAAGTGAATTCATGCAAGCTTTCGAAATTGCAACAACTCTAAGTTCAGGTAGATTTATGTATGCTATTCCCTTCCTTTACAAAATCAAGAAATTCTTGAACATTGGATCAGAAAAGAAGCTACAAAAATCAATCAAGATTGTGCATGAATTCGCGGATAAGATTATAAATTCAAGAATAGAAGAGCGAGCTGAGAAAAAAGATGAAGACTTGTTATCAAGATTCATGGGGGATAGTCAATTCTCAGCTAAATTTTTGAGGGACATAGTCATTAGTTTCATATTAGCTGGTCGAGACACGACATCATCGGCCTTAACTTGGTTCTTTTGGATATTATCTTCAAGGAAAGATATAGAGGAAAAAATATTAGAAGAATTAGAAGAAATTCGTCGAAGAAATGGGAAAAAGATTGGTGAAACTTATAATTTCGACGAATTAAGAGAAATGAAGTATCTTCATTCAGCTATTTCAGAAGCAATGAGGTTATATCCACCTGTACCAATTGATACAAGGTCATGTTTGAAAGATGACATTTTACCAGATGGGACTTTTATTGGTAAAGATTGGTTTTTTAGTTACCAAACTTATAGTATGGGAAGAATGGAGAATATTTGGGGTAAAGATTGTGGTGAGTACAAACCAGAAAGATGGATTGATGAAAATGGAGTTTATAAGCAAGAAAGTCCATTTAAATTCCCAGTGTTTCATGCTGGACCAAGAATGTGTCTTGGAAAAGACATGGCTTATATTCAGATGAAGTCAATTGCAGCTTCTGTTTTAGAAAAGTTTGAATTAGATGTTCAATTAGAGAATGGAAAATGTCCTGAGTATGTGTTATCTTTGACTCTAAGAATGAAAGGAGGGTTGCCTGTGAAGGTAAAAGAAAGATGTATGACCAATAATTAATTTTGGGTTATGGGTTTAGGATTTTGGTCACAAGTACAGTATACAGTATATAAAGATGGTGATGTAGCTTATTCTAAATTAAAGTTTGCTGCATGTTTCTTGGCAATTTGCTTTCTTTGGAAGAAAGGGAAAGTTTTGGTAAGAATATATGTGGATCATTGATTTGAATAATATAATGTGATCACAATCTGAAGTTTAATTTAGAGTGCTGAACAATACTTCGGTTTAATTTAAAGTCGCAAATGTGACTTCCTTGCGTTTCATTTTATCGATGATTGCAATACATCAATTATGTAGGCAACCTAACTCAACAACAATCATTTAAGCATTGAAATGTATGACGACAATAGATAAAGTTTGTAACAAGACAGTCAAGGTGTGAAAAAAATAACTCGGACACCATTGTTACTCAAAAAGGTTGTACCAAATTAGCACGACGCAAACGCCTTGGTTAGTACCTAGCAACGGCTTGTCAACAGTTGAGCATTGAGACTCCATAATCTAACATCAATAGGGGAGTTCGATTTTTCCCACAAAAAAGAAGGCAGAATATGACCTTGATCAATACAACATTAATAGCGCAAACCTAAATACATACCGTATTGAATTTACGCCTAAAGCATTCAATGACAGTAGAAATTTCGGTCACACCATATGAACAAAGTAAACCTAGGGAGCACAAACATAATATAGATGGAAAACAAAAAGCATACATCCACAGTTACAGAGAACTTAAAGAAgcgttgcttttcttcttttgataaTTAAAGAGCGATAAATTATTATTGCAGAAACATCACATAAAAAAGAAGACCATCGCCCTCTATAAGTATGATAGCTGTTTAAAAGTTAATGTTACATGTTGAAGCTAAGTGAACTGTGAGGACCATCAGATCTTATGCTATCTACAAAATTGATTGTCCATGATACTTCTGCTAGATGAATACTCCCATCCTCAGGTAGTCACTAAAGGAACAGATCCTTTAAATGGAAGCATACAAGAATAGGTGACATACTTGACACTGTCAATCAGCACAACGACGAATATCCGAGAGAGGGACTTTGGACCCATCATGCCATCAACATCACCATCACCTGCCTCTCTTGGATCAACAAGCACAGATACAACCATGGAAGAAAGTGACTTATTTCCACTTAAGTTCTCTTGCTTTCCAGTTTGTTCTTCAGAAATGTTGTGGGAGGGTCTAGAAAGGGAAACGGAAGGACCATTGAGGATCCTTCTATTTCTAACCTTGTGGACGTGTGTAGCATTCTGCCTTTCTTCCATAGATAAATTCCTCGCATTGGTAGCAGGAACTACGGCTCCTGGAGCAGAAGATGACACGTCGAACTGGAACACTTCTGTACACATGCCTGAACTCAACAAAGGTCCTGACCAAATGAACACACAAAAGCATTAAACGACTGGAAAGCGGAAGGCTTCTTCAAACCATCAATTCAATTGGAACATGTGCCATGAAGAGGAAGGTACAGTGCGGACAGATAGAGAATTAAGAAAGGGACTGTGCTAGAAACAGAATTAAGAAAGGGCCAGTAACAAGAAGATAGTCATTCCCAGCAACTCAGAATTCGTAATTCCTCAAAGTAAACATGTGAAAGAGAAGCAACTCAAAGCCAGATTCGACTCCATGGAGATTTGTTTATGGTATAATGTGCAAGAAAAATACATTTCCATCCACAATAACAGGGAAATATCAGCAATGCATCAGTAAAATGATATGAGGTCCTTAAAAGCACTCAGTCATATCACAAACATAGGAATTAACAGAGTAAGTCTAGATTGATTAGCACTTACCAGCAACACCTTCAAGGAACCACTGTTGCACAGTTGACTTCCCATTCTCCTCCCCAGTTCCGAGAGCCCTTTGTCCCACTGCCGGACTTCGATAAAGGTGAGGATGGCTTCCTGCGATAGCAGGGGCTAAATCCCCAGGAACTGCGAGACCTGTCTCTCTATTGTTCTTATCAGCACCTCCATGAGATGCCATGGCTTTTTCACTTGCCAATACAGAATGAATTATCAAGTTTCCATCAATCTTCACAAGTTTATCATTCCTTGGGACATACAAAGATGCAGCTAGAGGGTCACTGCCATTGACCTTTGGCTGAGCGCTCTCATCCTGACCTCTTCGACCACAATGTGAGCTATAATCCTTTCCACTGTATTTTCCAGGATGACCAGTCCCATTCACAGGCCCGTCAACAGCCAAGACTCTTCCATAATGTTTCTCATAAGACCCACTCCCAAAAGAATCTCCACTCATGAATGGTTCCCTCATTCCTCCATATCTCACATTTAATAAAGGAACCAACCCACCAAATAGCAGCATGAAGAACAACAAGCCAAGGAAACTAACACTTGCAACCTTCTTAGTTTTCACCTCAGTCCTATTTTTCTCCACTTTCTTGCTACTCTTTGGCGCTGGCGCTGCACCCTGTGGTTTCAACTTAGGAATGGGAACCAATGGCACTTGTGATCCTTGCGGTTTCACCATATAAGGTGGTGTATACGGCATCCACGGATACATCACAGGATGATGCGGATACATCCCAGGGGGTGGTGGTGGCACCTGCGAAGGTACACCAGCACCCCCCAACTGCGTCTTTAGAGTAGCATTTTCCGCAATTATATAAGATATCTTAGCATTCaaatcttgaattgttgaatGCATTATTCTAACTTTATCCTCTAATTCCTCAACATAGTGCTTTTTTCTTTGCCTTGACAGTTGAGCACTTTCCCTATTCCTAATCAATCTAGCtctcttcttttcatcctcatcaTTATTAACATTGTCAATCAATCCATCATTAGTCAATTTTTGGTGTATGCCTATGTTATTAGAATCTTCACTACTTTTTTTCCTCTTCAACAAGGAGCTACAGTTACTTATATTAGCATTGACACCCTCTAATTTGATTTTCTCTTCTACAACTCCattttttattgaattgtttCCAAAATTAGGAGAAGAATGTACCGATTTGTTCGAATCTGATGGATAATTCAGCCCTTCTGAGACATTTGAACCACAGTTGCCGGAACCCTGCGACTCCGGCGAATGGCAATTCAAAACCCTTGCATCACCCAAACCCTTGTTGTCATTACCAGACTCCCGAGAACCCTCATGGTTGGATCCATTGGACTCCGGCGATGGCACGTTCAGGTACCCGGAGACATCGCCAGAAACCTGGTGGGACGATGTCGACGACGTTGCATTCAAAACGTCTGAGCCGCTTGAGCTCTGTCGAAGCTCCGGCGATGATGTATCCATAATCATAACGCCTCCAGCTGCTTGATTTCCGGAAAAATTACAGAATTCCGCTGACGTCGACTTGAAATATCTAGAAGAATCGTCGAAATCCCCAACCAATTGACTCCCAGGTTGACCAAAGCAATTCGGGTCAGCTGGAACAAATTTCGAACCCGGAGGTTCCTCTCCGGAAGAATTGTCAAAATTCCCGATCAGTTGATTCCCAGGTAGACCATAGCAACTCGGGTCAACTCGATCCGTATCCGACCCGAGACAATCGGCCAGGAAATCAGGGCTGAGAACCGCATCACCGTTATTAAGGAAGATATCATCGAAGGACAAATCGAAATCGAGGTCATCAAGCATGAATTCATCATCTTCCGGTAATTCCATTGGAAACCCGTTGATTTTTCCTTGATCTGCTGCGGTCATGTGTTGGGCAAAATAGGTAGGGTCAAGCGGCGGAATTGGAAGACCGTCGAATTCACCGGTGGGATTCTCCGTTGCAGACGGCGGTGGATCGGCCAAAATCGGGTCAGCCATGTCTGGAGTTCTTCAATTCCCggtcagagagagagagagagagaggggtgggttgctttggggggggggggggtcgagGGGCGTTTAAGGAATAAGCATAGAGAATAAACTGAGATGATAGAGAGAATTAAAATTGGAGTACACGCCCTTGCTTTtcttttaaggaaaaaaaaagttaCTTTAAAGATATATTGTACGGAGtatttgttttttggctttttacacAAATTGTATTTGAACTAGATGTCAAAGTCAAACATATTATAGATTACGATAAGAAAACCTctatattaaaaaaagaaaaaaaagccaAACTAAAATGAAACCTACATCAAATCTAAAActagtaaaagaaataaaatatgcTAAATTGGAAGTGGAAACGGATTGCCTACTTGCTGTCAAGCTCATTAAAAGAGATAACACACAATTTCACCCTCTTAGAGCTATTATTAAagaatataaatatttattggaaGTTAACAAGGCTATTATTATCTTCATTTTGTTAGGATTAAAGGTTGGTGAATGGGAATTGGATGAAAGAAATGTAAAGGGAAAGTGAGCTCTCTTGTGCTTTAGAAATAACAAGTGTACCTCATTGTTGGTGGAAAAAAAATAGAATGTATTTATTTTGAGAAAGTGTTTCCCTTggttgacaagagtgggttgctctaatagtgagcaccctccacttccaaccaagatgttgtgagttcgagtcaccccaagagcaaggtagaGAGTTCTTGGTGGGAGGGAgccgaggatctatcggaaacagtctctctaccctagggtaggggtaagatctgcgtacaaactaccttGGTGTTAAatggcttcggcttcggctttggttatttaattaattaatttatttatttaacgaAAAGTCAACCCACAAGAACCTAGGACCCGTGCGCAACGCGACCCGGTTCGTTTCTTTTATGGATTATTTTTTCGGAATATTTTGAACATTCTCGCCTATTCCAACAGCCAtggttgtttctgaaaggttgcaaactttTCAGAAACAGTGCCAGAAAATGTCTATAAATATGCCTTGATCCcaaaatctttccttacgaaaattttctgaacttcttctccttcttctgcaCAAGTAAATTCCAGTGTGATTTATAACCATTAAGTGGTTCGCCGTTCACCAGCGTTTTGGGTACCGATactctggtgagttaaatcgttctaccCTGGGAGGTAATTTAATATTCCAACACCttgggtacttgaggggaataattttcttaagaatACACTGTGCATTCAGTCGGTTTGATTTCATTCCAAAATTTATATTTCAGATTATATTTGATTATTTTGAGATTCGGCTTTacttctgattttctgtttctaaTTTTTGTTACAGAAATATAGTACTGTTTCATTGTATTATAGTATTACAGTTTGACTAACaatcttaagaaaattatttataCTGTAATCTATATTCTGTTTTGGAGATTGAAACCTTTGTagttttctactcc from Nicotiana tabacum cultivar K326 chromosome 24, ASM71507v2, whole genome shotgun sequence includes:
- the LOC107768063 gene encoding bZIP transcription factor 17-like — protein: MADPILADPPPSATENPTGEFDGLPIPPLDPTYFAQHMTAADQGKINGFPMELPEDDEFMLDDLDFDLSFDDIFLNNGDAVLSPDFLADCLGSDTDRVDPSCYGLPGNQLIGNFDNSSGEEPPGSKFVPADPNCFGQPGSQLVGDFDDSSRYFKSTSAEFCNFSGNQAAGGVMIMDTSSPELRQSSSGSDVLNATSSTSSHQVSGDVSGYLNVPSPESNGSNHEGSRESGNDNKGLGDARVLNCHSPESQGSGNCGSNVSEGLNYPSDSNKSVHSSPNFGNNSIKNGVVEEKIKLEGVNANISNCSSLLKRKKSSEDSNNIGIHQKLTNDGLIDNVNNDEDEKKRARLIRNRESAQLSRQRKKHYVEELEDKVRIMHSTIQDLNAKISYIIAENATLKTQLGGAGVPSQVPPPPPGMYPHHPVMYPWMPYTPPYMVKPQGSQVPLVPIPKLKPQGAAPAPKSSKKVEKNRTEVKTKKVASVSFLGLLFFMLLFGGLVPLLNVRYGGMREPFMSGDSFGSGSYEKHYGRVLAVDGPVNGTGHPGKYSGKDYSSHCGRRGQDESAQPKVNGSDPLAASLYVPRNDKLVKIDGNLIIHSVLASEKAMASHGGADKNNRETGLAVPGDLAPAIAGSHPHLYRSPAVGQRALGTGEENGKSTVQQWFLEGVAGPLLSSGMCTEVFQFDVSSSAPGAVVPATNARNLSMEERQNATHVHKVRNRRILNGPSVSLSRPSHNISEEQTGKQENLSGNKSLSSMVVSVLVDPREAGDGDVDGMMGPKSLSRIFVVVLIDSVKYVTYSCMLPFKGSVPLVTT
- the LOC107768065 gene encoding cytochrome P450 CYP94D108-like, producing MEIFSLQTLIFTILVSLFFYYFLFLLKNLKNPKKPGFKIYPLVGALPEFLLNRHRFLEWTTEVLSNCATNTAVFYRPGNVHGVITANPLNVEHMLKTNFENFPKGIRFYTRLEDFLGDGIFNVDGEIWRIQRKSASYEFSTRSLRNFVMETAQVEIHTRLIPILEEAAKKDRIIDIQDILERFAFDNIIKLAFNVDPNCLGGAESEFMQAFEIATTLSSGRFMYAIPFLYKIKKFLNIGSEKKLQKSIKIVHEFADKIINSRIEERAEKKDEDLLSRFMGDSQFSAKFLRDIVISFILAGRDTTSSALTWFFWILSSRKDIEEKILEELEEIRRRNGKKIGETYNFDELREMKYLHSAISEAMRLYPPVPIDTRSCLKDDILPDGTFIGKDWFFSYQTYSMGRMENIWGKDCGEYKPERWIDENGVYKQESPFKFPVFHAGPRMCLGKDMAYIQMKSIAASVLEKFELDVQLENGKCPEYVLSLTLRMKGGLPVKVKERCMTNN